In the genome of Actinomadura graeca, one region contains:
- a CDS encoding cytochrome P450, whose protein sequence is MTLTVDEAGRALADPKSYADDRRLHEALALLRREAPVHRVEAPDYNPFWAVTRHADVLEVEREHGVFLNAPRTILSTAEMDEMNRQRMEQGVGLRTIVHMDDPDHRVVRAIGADWFRPRAMRDLEPRVRELARRYVDRMAELGGECDFARQVAVHFPLYVILSLLGLPESDFDRMLKLTQELFGGDDDDYRRGATKEDKLEVLMDFFAYFQRLTEARRRTPTGDLASAIANARIDGEPLNDFDTASYYVIVATAGHDTTSATIAGGLHALIEHPDQLDRLRARPELMPLAVDEMIRWVTPVKEFMRTAARDYDLRGVRIRAGESVLLSYPSANRDEDVFGDPHRFDVGRDPNKHLAFGFGVHYCLGAALARIEVRAFFEELLPRLSSIELNGPPESTATTFVGGLKRLPVRYTVA, encoded by the coding sequence ATGACCCTGACCGTGGACGAGGCGGGCCGCGCGCTCGCGGACCCGAAGTCCTACGCCGACGACCGCCGCCTGCACGAGGCGCTCGCGCTGCTGCGCCGCGAGGCCCCGGTGCACCGCGTCGAGGCACCGGACTACAACCCGTTCTGGGCGGTCACGCGGCACGCCGACGTCCTGGAGGTCGAGCGCGAGCACGGCGTGTTCCTCAACGCGCCGCGCACGATCCTCAGCACCGCCGAGATGGACGAGATGAACCGGCAGCGCATGGAGCAGGGCGTCGGGCTGCGGACGATCGTCCACATGGACGACCCCGACCACCGTGTCGTCCGGGCGATCGGCGCGGACTGGTTCCGGCCGCGGGCGATGCGGGACCTCGAACCGCGGGTGCGGGAGCTGGCCCGGCGGTACGTCGACCGGATGGCGGAGCTCGGCGGCGAGTGCGACTTCGCGCGGCAGGTCGCCGTGCACTTCCCGCTCTATGTGATCCTGTCGCTCCTCGGCCTCCCCGAAAGCGACTTCGACCGGATGCTCAAGCTCACGCAGGAGCTGTTCGGCGGGGACGACGACGACTACCGGCGCGGCGCCACCAAGGAGGACAAGCTGGAGGTCCTGATGGACTTCTTCGCCTACTTCCAGCGGCTCACCGAGGCGCGCCGGCGGACGCCCACCGGCGACCTGGCCTCCGCCATCGCCAACGCGCGGATCGACGGCGAGCCGCTCAACGACTTCGACACCGCCTCGTACTACGTGATCGTCGCGACCGCCGGGCACGACACCACCAGCGCGACGATCGCGGGCGGGCTGCACGCGCTCATCGAGCATCCCGACCAGCTCGACCGGCTCCGCGCGCGGCCGGAGCTGATGCCGCTCGCCGTGGACGAGATGATCCGCTGGGTCACGCCCGTCAAGGAGTTCATGCGGACCGCGGCGCGCGACTACGACCTGCGCGGCGTCAGGATCCGCGCGGGCGAGTCGGTGCTGCTGTCCTACCCGTCCGCGAACCGCGACGAGGACGTGTTCGGCGACCCCCACCGCTTCGACGTCGGCCGCGACCCGAACAAGCACCTGGCGTTCGGGTTCGGCGTCCACTACTGCCTCGGCGCCGCGCTGGCCCGCATCGAGGTCCGCGCGTTCTTCGAGGAACTGCTCCCGCGGCTGTCCTCCATCGAGCTGAACGGCCCGCCCGAGAGCACCGCGACCACGTTCGTCGGCGGCCTCAAGCGGCTGCCCGTCCGCTACACGGTCGCCTAA